The Podarcis raffonei isolate rPodRaf1 chromosome 2, rPodRaf1.pri, whole genome shotgun sequence genome window below encodes:
- the MMD gene encoding monocyte to macrophage differentiation factor isoform X2 — protein sequence MRRLQEKFRRFMNHPAPANSRYKPTCYEHAANCYTHAFLIVPAIVGSALLHRLSDDRWEKITAWMYGIGLCALFIVSTVFHIISWKKSHLRTMEHCFHMCDRVMIYIFIAASYAPWLNLRELGPLASHMRWFIWLMAAGGAIYVFLYHEKYKIVELFFYLAMGFSPALVVTSMNNTDGLQELAWGGLIYCMGVIFFKSDGIIPFAHAIWHLFVATAAAVHYYAIWKYLYKSPAEIIRHL from the exons ATGCGGCGCCTCCAGGAGAAATTCAGGAG ATTCATGAACCACCCAGCTCCAGCAAATAGCCGTTACAAACCTACCTGCTATGAGCATGCTGCTAACTGTTACACTCATGCG TTTCTCATTGTTCCAGCCATTGTGGGTAGTGCCCTGCTCCATAGGCTCTCTGATGATCGATGGGAAAAGATAACAGCATGGATGTATGGGATTGGTCTCTGTGCACTGTTCATCGTTTCCACAGTGTTTCATATAATTTCCTGGAAAAAGAGTCATTTAAG GACAATGGAGCACTGCTTTCATATGTGTGACAGAGTGATGATCTATATCTTCATTGCAGCATCATATGCACCATG gtTAAATCTTCGTGAGCTTGGACCTCTGGCCTCCCATATGCGATGGTTTATCTGGTTGATGGCAGCTGGTGGAGCCATTTATGTGTTTCTCTACCATGAGAA GTATAAAATTGTGGAGCTCTTCTTCTATCTAGCAATgggcttttctcctgctctagtcGTGACCTCCATG AACAACACCGATGGACTTCAAGAACTTGCTTGGGGAGGCTTAATTTATTGTATGGGAGTGATCTTCTTCAAGAGTGATGGGATCATTCCATTTGCCCACGCCATCTGGCATCTGTTTGTCGCCACGGCTGCTGCAGTTCATTACTACGCTATCTGGAAGTACCTTTACAAAAGTCCTGCAGAAATCATCCGTCACTTATGA
- the MMD gene encoding monocyte to macrophage differentiation factor isoform X3 produces MFCFLKDLVHSAFRIKFLIVPAIVGSALLHRLSDDRWEKITAWMYGIGLCALFIVSTVFHIISWKKSHLRTMEHCFHMCDRVMIYIFIAASYAPWLNLRELGPLASHMRWFIWLMAAGGAIYVFLYHEKYKIVELFFYLAMGFSPALVVTSMNNTDGLQELAWGGLIYCMGVIFFKSDGIIPFAHAIWHLFVATAAAVHYYAIWKYLYKSPAEIIRHL; encoded by the exons atgttttgctttttaaaagatctAGTTCATTCTGCTTTCAGGATAAAG TTTCTCATTGTTCCAGCCATTGTGGGTAGTGCCCTGCTCCATAGGCTCTCTGATGATCGATGGGAAAAGATAACAGCATGGATGTATGGGATTGGTCTCTGTGCACTGTTCATCGTTTCCACAGTGTTTCATATAATTTCCTGGAAAAAGAGTCATTTAAG GACAATGGAGCACTGCTTTCATATGTGTGACAGAGTGATGATCTATATCTTCATTGCAGCATCATATGCACCATG gtTAAATCTTCGTGAGCTTGGACCTCTGGCCTCCCATATGCGATGGTTTATCTGGTTGATGGCAGCTGGTGGAGCCATTTATGTGTTTCTCTACCATGAGAA GTATAAAATTGTGGAGCTCTTCTTCTATCTAGCAATgggcttttctcctgctctagtcGTGACCTCCATG AACAACACCGATGGACTTCAAGAACTTGCTTGGGGAGGCTTAATTTATTGTATGGGAGTGATCTTCTTCAAGAGTGATGGGATCATTCCATTTGCCCACGCCATCTGGCATCTGTTTGTCGCCACGGCTGCTGCAGTTCATTACTACGCTATCTGGAAGTACCTTTACAAAAGTCCTGCAGAAATCATCCGTCACTTATGA
- the MMD gene encoding monocyte to macrophage differentiation factor isoform X1, which translates to MSNSSWGKKGKSLTNKDSFETTKTPEKFMNHPAPANSRYKPTCYEHAANCYTHAFLIVPAIVGSALLHRLSDDRWEKITAWMYGIGLCALFIVSTVFHIISWKKSHLRTMEHCFHMCDRVMIYIFIAASYAPWLNLRELGPLASHMRWFIWLMAAGGAIYVFLYHEKYKIVELFFYLAMGFSPALVVTSMNNTDGLQELAWGGLIYCMGVIFFKSDGIIPFAHAIWHLFVATAAAVHYYAIWKYLYKSPAEIIRHL; encoded by the exons ATGTCCAACAGCTCATGGGGCAAAAAAGGGAAATCTTTGACCAACAAGGATTCATTTGAGACTACAAAAACCCCAGAAAA ATTCATGAACCACCCAGCTCCAGCAAATAGCCGTTACAAACCTACCTGCTATGAGCATGCTGCTAACTGTTACACTCATGCG TTTCTCATTGTTCCAGCCATTGTGGGTAGTGCCCTGCTCCATAGGCTCTCTGATGATCGATGGGAAAAGATAACAGCATGGATGTATGGGATTGGTCTCTGTGCACTGTTCATCGTTTCCACAGTGTTTCATATAATTTCCTGGAAAAAGAGTCATTTAAG GACAATGGAGCACTGCTTTCATATGTGTGACAGAGTGATGATCTATATCTTCATTGCAGCATCATATGCACCATG gtTAAATCTTCGTGAGCTTGGACCTCTGGCCTCCCATATGCGATGGTTTATCTGGTTGATGGCAGCTGGTGGAGCCATTTATGTGTTTCTCTACCATGAGAA GTATAAAATTGTGGAGCTCTTCTTCTATCTAGCAATgggcttttctcctgctctagtcGTGACCTCCATG AACAACACCGATGGACTTCAAGAACTTGCTTGGGGAGGCTTAATTTATTGTATGGGAGTGATCTTCTTCAAGAGTGATGGGATCATTCCATTTGCCCACGCCATCTGGCATCTGTTTGTCGCCACGGCTGCTGCAGTTCATTACTACGCTATCTGGAAGTACCTTTACAAAAGTCCTGCAGAAATCATCCGTCACTTATGA